The sequence TTTTTACACTATTTCAGGTGGTGGTTTCCGTGataatatagaatacaattgaatgaagatattattatgtaatctcATGCATGTAGCGCATACAtcatatattgtttgtattatgtttatatccTTTTACGAGTACAGGACTTCCTTGCCGGATAGTGGATACTGTACCTCATTATCGGCTATATGgccttataaatacaaatatggaACATTACCCATACTTAATTAATGaatcaatatatacattttgaaatgtcACTATTTTTTAGgtgacattttataatagtttaatgttattttaattttagattaaataataatcctaaaatatctatatgatataaaatataatgtaattacgtAGTAAGTACGCTTTTTTAACTTAACATAATCGACTTTCTGATCCTGGCCATCTACCAACTCCATTAAAACCTGACAAACACCCCTAAAAGCGTCATTGCGCTACCATCATGCTTACAtaacttttttgtttgtttctGGTTGAATCgccgctataataatattttaccctGTGGGTAATCTTTTTTActtcttacataatttattaagctacaaatttaaaactttttttaatatgtatatacatattattatctaatacaccggttttattaataacgatacatttagtttttaattttttgaagtcGACGTTTAAACGttacataattttgattttaatttgttctGTGGTTGGTATGATGCCAGCCCGAGTTGTAAAGGTAAATATGAAAATTCAttgatattactttttaaatatttacgtgaaacataatgaaaacaattaaatttttttctaatattagcAGATAAGATAAGGGCTTGTTCACAACAAATAAAGCTCCGAAACccttaatgaaaatatataacaataatataaatattaaattatatgatttataattattatttttataaatccgATTAACATCATTCagtgttatgataatatataaaaaaaaatattgtaaaatttaaatgtaaataaattcttCATTAAATACTTCTATACGACAATTTGGATCAGagctttattttacaattacttaatcTATGAATTGATTAGATAAGTATTGCCAAGTAGTCCTATTTTAGGGTTTAAAAAACGATTAACGGGCTTCGGAAGCGTTGATTAATcgtaatatatactcgtatatttattttaatcgaacGCATACAAGTTAACGTTTaaacatttatcattataacttattaattagtGTTGTACAtgttaatatatgtacattatacaataacaatatataatatgcgatagattactatgtatattatatatactacacaTATGAGGTAAATACTAAaggtagtaataattataaaagttttaaatcacttaaaatttaacatttaaaaattagtattatcgACCGATgttgcttattatttttattatgattctataatattttattggttttttcaGGTGTAGAAGAAGCTGGTGTTTCGGCTGGGAAAATGCTAAAACTACTTTATCAGTTTGATGTCGCTCatacttttgtatttaaaagGGCCTAAGACACTCCGAGTGTTATTCTAAACTAAATAGATCAGACAAATATTCCGGTGCATACGATATGGCAATCGAACGAGTGGAGGACCTTGCTGGAGGAATGATCGACCTTAACAAGTCCGCGACTGTGGAGAAATACGGTGAATATCAGGTATATAacgtactatattaataattattatggtttttgttattattacgataattgTTGGAGCgatcgaataatataatattatgatatttgatttatgtacctatagaatAGTTATTCAAAGGTATAAATTAACCAAATTTATCAATTCTTTTTCTCATCCAAcaattctttattatattaaatatgatatattttgtggCGAAcgatacaatataggtattatattataataatatgtatacaacataatatttaactaacataataatcactagcaaaatataaaataataaaaaccaccgTTAGGCAATGATGTTTTAACAAATTGTTTAGATTTATATAACtctatacattacataatacaacTGATATATTAAACTGTATTGTCTATTTCAATCTGGATATGCAATTAATGGAAGACTTGACGGCGTATTCAACTTTAATCTGGTAGCACTAATTTAGTGGGCGCTACCTGTAACAGTAACTGTATAATGACCGTCCAccgatctatatatataaaaaaaaaacataaacatatatatatatatatgtatatattgaatGAATAAGGATGTgtatacgactatacgagtatacgGAAATTACGACTGCTGTGTCTGAGTCGCCACTGCCAGTGCGTACTTGGTATAAAGCTCACCGATTATACGGAATTTGTATCCCAGGCGAACGAACGGCACATAAAATATCATCCCAGCTATCATGAATATCACCGAATATAGGTATTCGATCTGAGGTTTATCTATTATAGGTGCTATCACCAAATAAAGGGAAATAACAAATATGGTTAACGGAATGATTATGGGgacctgaaaaaataaaacgtacgaTTAGTTTTATGTTTGTGTtgtgcaatatattatacgttttacttatctattggtattttatttaattcacgTGGTTTACCATTCAGAGTCCATTCTACGGCAACGGGGCCCCCTCTAATATAGGTTTCAccggaaaaatgaaaaaataatggtttagcTCAAAAAACGTCATAAATGATCACTTATATATCATCTCTCTAGCCTTTggattttcgttattattagttgtgcaattttcaataaataaaaaaatacgtttttataatgtaaacatataaagaatattattgttaataaggtaattgaaaatacCTTTCGTTTGATTTGTTTGAAGTGTCTTATGTTTTTAGATGTCACTTAATGTCCATCcgcaaattgtttaatatttattgtgtatacagAGTAAAATacctgttaaatattaatttgtaagtatTCTTTTTTTGATTCAACaactattattttgtcattCTTTCTCTGATATGGTAAGCAGACACTTAACTTTTCAATTTTCCCTTGATATTTTACCCCCTGCCGCTGGACATATCACTAGTTCATTCACtacaattttataagttataactgattattattatgttaaagaacattcacaagttattatttataatattagtggtttttagaaatattaaaatatctttattattgagatttaaggttatttatataattattatacatagattaatataatatgttttcgtttgaattttaaataactacaaaactacctatatacgtatactgAGTTtctcattatcataatattaacacGGGTTGGGTTAAAAACgttgagttattaaaaatacacatgtccaatttttagttaatataaaaccATAATTATCGGAAAATATCTATCAAAATGatcaaatgtaatacatttttatcgagattaaaaaataaaaaattctcatGGTAAGTCacgataaacatttataatttaattaatttggtaGTTCATCGTCATATGGTTATTATAGGCACCACGTAATCATGCACATATTGAATGaatgtttttgtgttttttattttcattattattataggtaattaaatattatacgcgcTCACTTTATATGGTCTTGGTACATCGGGTCTGGTGTAGCGCATCACCAGTAACGCTAACATGGCACTTCCGTAGAATATCCACGCCGTGAAACTGAAGAAGTCGATTAGGGAGTTGATCGTGCCTGAGGCCACCATGACAATAGTTATGATCGACTGAAATCAAATAATGGTAAGCATTGCAGTTGTTAGCTCGACGCTGAGAAAGGGAATAATAAAATAGGGTAAAATTATATAGCGTCAAAAGGCTAGAATGCAATACGAGAAACGATAAAGCGACGtcgatttaatattacatacaatctCGAAATTATTGGAAGAAATCCTTTGGAATTTTGGGCGGAAAGAGTGAATAAGAAAATAAGTCGACTGCCGCAAGCGTCAATTATGCACATAGTGTTAGAGAAAACGCCGTTTGAGATTCGGAGCGTTCTACTTTTGgtgatgaattttaattttacacataTGTGATATATcagtatgtacctatactagTGAGGGccaacaatttaatttcaaatatcgtTAAATTCTCAccggtattatattaaaaattatcgaatcattaaaaataatttaaaaaatgtatttcccatattctattttaaaaaacgaTATCAAAACAAATACGGTATCGTTGGCCatcactaaacataatattatagtggtaAGTTGCGCGACGATAAAATCGAAAAACGGCCTCCTCGTGGAATTGGACGCCCGCAGACCCAAAAATCTGCGTCGTCACTCACTCACTCACGTGAAATATGATGCTTGGCATGGGCGTGAGCTTTTTAATGTGAATGTACGACAGAACGTGCATCAGGTGTCCTTCGCGACTGGCGGCGAAACACAGTCTTCCAGCGGCGAACAATGTGCCGTTGGCCGACCCGAATGTGGATATCGTGATTGACAGCGGTATCACCCAGGCAATGGACCCCAGCGCTCGGATTCCAAAAGTCTAATAATAAGACAAAACGTTTTgatctattacaatattaaataataataaatgtacgcCAAACAGACAGCGatcgtttaatttaaatatacatcaatagtaataatattataatttataaggtacCACATTGAGTATTGTTTACATCAATCGAGTAAACACTATAATCACGTTTGTGAGTATAAAACGCGAGCGCGtgcgatttaaatttattcttatacaGTCCAGTAAAATATGGAAAAAGTGCTTTTCAAACGAACactcttaaaatatttacaataaaatgtcaatttcTGATTATAAAACAAACGCGCCGTTTGAGTTGTAAATATTCTGAGTGTTAgtgactttatttttttttactatacctGCAACGTTTATATAGACTTAAAAAGTTTaggaataatttattgaataaacggTACGAATTAAAACAACGCAAACACTTTCACACCATcagtttttatcataatatttactatttgtgTGTGTTTATTATAGAGTTTATACTGACCACGGCGACAGCTTCGTTTCGCACTATTTCGTCTGGCGACATGATGGTAAGGTACGCCATGTTCACCAACAGGTAACACATCGTCACCAACGGTATGCTAATGTATATCGCTTTTGGAATgttccttaaaaattataaaatggatGGAGTAATCATGTTATATTGTACGCGTATACAATTAACATAGTGTCTATATAAGTTCATCGGACTCAAGAACTTCCAATAACAAGAATTTATCATAATGTAAAATTAGTCGacgctaataaataataacgaaagcGTTACTACAGCCATTTTCCCCAAGTTGCATAAAATGTGGGTCCGATCACTATAATGATAACCGATAAGATGTGCTAACCGTTAAATTGGTCAAGATAAATAgctaaatagataaatatacctatattggctatattacagctattaactattatacattCAAATCGCTACTCATCAacgtttaattaataatcatatcaacatattattaattaataattgttattcaaaaCCATAAAAGTATAGTCCAAGCTACATAAAACAAtgtattatctttataatacatgtatttattatacctgcGGATCTCAATCTTTGaacttaagttaatatttaactaatttaccTCCCATTTCAttgatgtaaattgtaaatactttctacctattatcatatacatggacttataaaaaataaaaattaacctttcataatttattagttactcATCAAGTATCATGATCGTACTAATTGgttcctaataaaaataaaaataaattatctcatcttatttttaaaaaaaattaaaaaagttccaaaaatatattttacattacaaatTACTAAGCgtctatttttagttttaccaaaaatatctataacatcgactttgtgaacgtaaaatacCATCTAcctgtatagtaatatttatcaacttttttatttattgtattgaacCCCTCATGTCATCTGGTGTAGTGATCAAGTCCACTCACCCCGCATCTAGGtactattgtaattataaattaatgattatttctaTGTAACTGCGTTGagttatacgatatattatattaaaatactatgttattatatggcaattatgttattttatttggcCGTTATCAACATGtaaaggtacctattattaaatattattattactttgaagGGTTTTTTATTTCTTCAGTGACGTAATTGAGATTGTTCCAACCATCGTACGCCCACAGCCCTGAGTAAAACGCCGTCGCCACGTCACCCATGCTTGTGGttgtgttttcaaaataattccgAAAGTGTTCGGTACGCCCCTGAATGATCTTGTACACACCTCCGGCGACCACAACGAAAACAGCTACCAGTTTCGCAGCCGTAAACGCATTTTGTACTCCGGTGGCCAAATTCACGCTGTAGCAGTTTATGTACGTGATAATTActgcacaaaaaaaataatatgaatagtttgttttaaagttacgtgactattttttattttgttcttttaaaacattatagaaGAAAGAAAATTAACGTTTAAAGGATACGTCTCAAAAccgatgaataatattttgaaatctcgtaaaacgataaaattcgtacatcattattcattaaatatttaaccgcCATACATGTCAAACATCAAAACCTAACCACCCACAgcattttattatagattattattataaattagcaaGAGTACATATTCTTAGCAGGACTATCACTAGAGCAGCGGtttccaaactttttttttccgCGGTGCCTTTTTTTGGACCCAATTTAGTAGCCACGGTGTCCTGCTGTGAATAACACGAAagacagaacaaaaaaaatactcattgatAACCAATTTTACGTAGACCACGGTGCCCTTAGAAAGGGCTCGCGGTGCCCCTAGGGCACTGCGGTGCACAGTTTGGGAATCGCTGCACTAGAGTATTACTCGTATTTCCGAACTGAAAACTTAAAATAGACTTAATTATAGtgttactatttactat is a genomic window of Rhopalosiphum padi isolate XX-2018 chromosome 4, ASM2088224v1, whole genome shotgun sequence containing:
- the LOC132930461 gene encoding b(0,+)-type amino acid transporter 1 isoform X1, with the protein product MLRNLQTSHGYNNNNDTNGDDGSDGDGETAGNGKNMLARKLSTKGDTLYLERRVGLFSGVALIVGTMIGSGIFVSPTGLLIRTGSIGLSFVIWAACGAMSLLGALAYAELGTMNPSSGAEYAYLMDAFGPMPAFLFSWISTLILKPSQVAIICLSFAKYAVEAFVDECGSSDYVVKIVAVLSILIITYINCYSVNLATGVQNAFTAAKLVAVFVVVAGGVYKIIQGRTEHFRNYFENTTTSMGDVATAFYSGLWAYDGWNNLNYVTEEIKNPSKNIPKAIYISIPLVTMCYLLVNMAYLTIMSPDEIVRNEAVAVTFGIRALGSIAWVIPLSITISTFGSANGTLFAAGRLCFAASREGHLMHVLSYIHIKKLTPMPSIIFHSIITIVMVASGTINSLIDFFSFTAWIFYGSAMLALLVMRYTRPDVPRPYKVPIIIPLTIFVISLYLVIAPIIDKPQIEYLYSVIFMIAGMIFYVPFVRLGYKFRIIDRWTVIIQLLLQVAPTKLVLPD
- the LOC132930461 gene encoding b(0,+)-type amino acid transporter 1 isoform X2, giving the protein MLRNLQTSHGYNNNNDTNGDDGSDGDGETAGNGKNMLARKLSTKGDTLYLERRVGLFSGVALIVGTMIGSGIFVSPTGLLIRTGSIGLSFVIWAACGAMSLLGALAYAELGTMNPSSGAEYAYLMDAFGPMPAFLFSWISTLILKPSQVAIICLSFAKYAVEAFVDECGSSDYVVKIVAVLSILIITYINCYSVNLATGVQNAFTAAKLVAVFVVVAGGVYKIIQGRTEHFRNYFENTTTSMGDVATAFYSGLWAYDGWNNLNYVTEEIKNPSKNIPKAIYISIPLVTMCYLLVNMAYLTIMSPDEIVRNEAVAVTFGIRALGSIAWVIPLSITISTFGSANGTLFAAGRLCFAASREGHLMHVLSYIHIKKLTPMPSIIFHSIITIVMVASGTINSLIDFFSFTAWIFYGSAMLALLVMRYTRPDVPRPYKVPIIIPLTIFVISLYLVIAPIIDKPQIEYLYSVIFMIAGMIFYVPFVRLGYKFRIIGSAH